The genomic stretch AGTGGTGCAGCTCCCGCTGTTCCCCGACCCGCGAGCTGCGCGCATCGGAGGGCCCCGTGGGCACGCGCGCGGCGGAGAAGGGCGGGCCGAGCATGCCGGCCGCGAGGAGGCCGGGTGTTTAGGAGCATCGGAAGCAACTGGGCCGTGACGCTGGCGACCGTCGCCGTCGTCTACGTCCTCATGCCCTTCCTCCTCCGCACCCTCGGCGAGGAGGGCTACGGAACCTGGACCTTGATCACCTCCGTGACGGCCTATCTGAGCCTGCTGGTCCTGGGCGTGCCCATGGCCTCGGTCCGGTACTTCGCCCAGCACGCCGCCGAAGGCGACCGGCAGCGGATGAACGAGGCCATCGGGAGCTGTACCGGTCTCTACCTCATCATGGGGGCGGCCGCGCTGCTGGTGGGAGCCGGGCTGTTCGCCTTCTTCGACCTGACGTACGAGATCCCGGCCGCCTTGCGCTCCGAGGCCCGCCTCGCCTTCGGGCTGGTGGTGCTCCAGGTGTCGGCGGGCTTCGTGACGCAGATCCCCTTCGCCATCATGGCGGCCTACCAGGACTTCGTCCTTCGCAACGTGATCCTGATGGGAAGCCTTCTCCTGCGGCTGGGGCTCACGCTGGGGCTTCTGACCTTCAACGGAACCATGGTCTTCCTGGCCGTGATCCAGATCGCGTGCCTCGCCTTCGAGTTCTCGGTCTGCTGGTTGCTCGTCCGCCGGCGGTATCCGGGCATCCGCATGAGCCTCACCGACTTCGACCGGCGCATGGTGCGACGGATCTTCTCGTTCAGCCTCTACGTGCTGATGCTGAGCCTGGCCGGTCGTCTCGCCTTTCAGACGGACTCCCTCGTGATCGCCGCGTTCCTCGACGTGGGTCGGATCCCCTACTACGCCGTGGCCAACAGCTTCGTCGTCTACCTCATGGAGTTCCTCGTCGCGATCGCGGCGGTGGTCATGCCCATGGCCACCACGCTGAGCGCGCAGGGCAAGTCCGCGGAGCTCCGGGAGATGTTCCTCCGGTGGTCCAAGATCGCGCTGTCCCTCACGCTGATGGCCGGGCTCTTCCTCATGGTCCTCGGACCGAGATTCATCGGGTGGTGGATCGACCCCGCCTTCGAGGGACCGGCGGGAGAGATCTTGCAGATCCTCATGGTGTCCAGCCTGGTCTTTCTGCCCGTCCGGGGAGTGGCCCTCCCCATCCTCATGGGGCTGGGAAAGCCGGGACTGCCGACCATCGCCTTCCTGGCCGCCGGGGTTCTGAACCTCGGCCTGAGCCTGTTGCTCGTGCGCCCGCTGGGCCTTCCGGGCGTGGCCCTGGGAACGGCGGTCCCCAACGTCCTCTTCGCCCTGGTCGTGCTCGGGTACGCGTGCCGGGAGCTGCAGATTCCGTTCGTGGGCTACCTGCGGTACGTCGTCCCCCGGGCCGTCATCGGGAGTCTGCCGGCCCTGGCCCTGCTGCTCTGGTTCAGGCTGGGTCTCGAGGTTCACAGCGTGGTCGGCCTGGCCGGGGCTGGACTGGCCATGGCCCTCCTGTTCGGGGTGACCTGGGTCCTCTTCGTGTACCGGGACGACCCCTACCTGGATCTGAGGGGCCACCTGGCACGCCTGCTCGCGTGGAGCGCGGCGTGAAGCCCTTCTTCAGACTTCTAGGGCGGGCGGCCGCCGTGCTGCTTCCCGGTTGGCCGGAGCTCGGCGCCCGGTGGTGGCTGCGCCGTCGGGGCCGCTACTACGTGTGGCCCCCGGGCCTCAGGCTCCAGCTGAACCTGGACCGGGCGGCGCTGCCCGAGCTCGAGTCCCCGGTCCGATTCGAGATCAACCGGGATGGGGAGCGCGGAAGCGACGTCCCCACGGCGGAGAAGAACCTGTACCGGGTCCTGGTCGCCGGCGGAAGTCCCGTCGAAGGACTCTTCCTGGATCAGTGTTCGAGCTGGCCCGGCGCCCTCCAGCGTCGACTCGAGACGCCGGAGTCACTGCGAATTCTCGGAGCCTCCAGGGTGCATGTCGGCAACATCGGCCGCTCCGGCGTCGCGTCCCCGGCCCTGGACCTGATCTTCGAGCGCGTGCTGCCTCGGTACCGACGGCTGAACGCCATCGTCATCATGGTGGGCGGCAACGATGTCTTCCAGTGGCTCGAGAACGGCGCGCCGCCGTCGCTCCGACCGCGCCCGCTCCCGGCGTCCTGGGTCTTCTCCTGGCACCCGGAGGGACCGTTCGGCTGGCGGCTGTCGGAGCTGGCCCTGGTCGAGCTCCTCCGGAGACTCCGGCAGCGGGTGCTTTCGGGCGTCGAGGTGCGTGACCGAGCGGGGAAATGGGTGGAAAAGGCCCGCGCCATGCGGGCCCGCGCGAAGACGATCGACAGAATGCCGGACCCCACGGCCATGTTGAACCACTTCGACGACCATTTCCGGAAGCTCCTCCTGAAGGCCAGGGCCGGCGCCGATCGGGTGCTCGTGGTAAGGCAACCCTGGTTCGAGAAGGACTATAGCCATGATGAGCGGGCCCATCTCTGGCACGGCGGTGTGGGGAAGCCGTGGCGGGAGGAGGTCACCACCTACTACTCCATCGAGGTGGTCTGCCGGCTGATGGGTCTCATGGACCAGCGCGCGGCCCGGGTGGCGGACGAGCTCGGGATCGAACAGCTGGATCTCATGCCGATCCTCGAGCCGAGCCTCGAGACCTACTACGACTTCGTCCACTTCACGTCCACCGGGGCGGCGGCGGTGGCGGCGGCAGTGGCCGCCGCGCTTCTCCGGGGGGCGGCTTCCGTGATCGAGCAGTCCGGTCGGCGGTATGGCCACGACAGCCGGCGGGGTCGAGTGGCCGGGCCCGTTGATGAAGAGGCTCAAGACACCGCGGTTCAACGACTCTCGTCAGACCGCGGCAATTTCGTGCGAACGGGGAGGGTTTGATGTCAGGCAAGGCAAGGTTGATCGTCGGGGTCGGTATGCTCATGGTGCTCTGGCTTCTGGGCCCGGTGGCCGACGTCAGGGCTGACCAGCTGCCGGACCTCACCGTTTCATTGGACGCCCCGCGTGGTGTCGCCCTGGCCGGGGAAACCTTCTCGGTCATGGCCACGATTCAGAATATCGGGAATGCCGCGGCCCCGGGCTCCACCGTCCGCTACTCCCTCGAGGGAGTGGTGTTGCTGAACCAGACCCTGCCCCCCCTGGCGGCCCGCGGGAAAATCAGCGCCGCGGCCGGTCTGCCCATTCCGGCGGGGGCGGCTCCGGGGACCTATCGGCTCGTTGCCGAGGTCGACCCGAGCGGACTGATCCAGGAGCGGCGCGAGAACAACAACACCGCGGCGACAACGCTGACGATCAGCACCCCCCTGGTGGAGTGGGTGCTGGCCGACGGGACCGTGGTGAGCGCGAGGTCGGGGGCCCTCGGGCTCACGGGGGTGACGGTCGAGGTGCGGGGGACGCCCACCGCGCACGGCAAGCGGTACGATGTGCGGCTGCGGAACCGGACCGGGACCGACTATTCCCACACGGCGCTGCGGGTGCGGCTGCCGCGGGCCGGGACGGCGACCGCGGCGACCATCGAGGGCCTGACGGTGCCGGTGCCGGCCGAGGTCCACCAGGGGTGGGAGCCCAGCGCCCTGGCCGGCACCCAGTACGGCTTCGCCTACGCGATCACCAGCGGCGCGACCGTGCTCCGCCGCGTCGGCCCCAGCACCGTGGAGGGCCAGTGGG from Candidatus Methylomirabilota bacterium encodes the following:
- a CDS encoding oligosaccharide flippase family protein, with protein sequence MFRSIGSNWAVTLATVAVVYVLMPFLLRTLGEEGYGTWTLITSVTAYLSLLVLGVPMASVRYFAQHAAEGDRQRMNEAIGSCTGLYLIMGAAALLVGAGLFAFFDLTYEIPAALRSEARLAFGLVVLQVSAGFVTQIPFAIMAAYQDFVLRNVILMGSLLLRLGLTLGLLTFNGTMVFLAVIQIACLAFEFSVCWLLVRRRYPGIRMSLTDFDRRMVRRIFSFSLYVLMLSLAGRLAFQTDSLVIAAFLDVGRIPYYAVANSFVVYLMEFLVAIAAVVMPMATTLSAQGKSAELREMFLRWSKIALSLTLMAGLFLMVLGPRFIGWWIDPAFEGPAGEILQILMVSSLVFLPVRGVALPILMGLGKPGLPTIAFLAAGVLNLGLSLLLVRPLGLPGVALGTAVPNVLFALVVLGYACRELQIPFVGYLRYVVPRAVIGSLPALALLLWFRLGLEVHSVVGLAGAGLAMALLFGVTWVLFVYRDDPYLDLRGHLARLLAWSAA
- a CDS encoding CARDB domain-containing protein, with amino-acid sequence MSGKARLIVGVGMLMVLWLLGPVADVRADQLPDLTVSLDAPRGVALAGETFSVMATIQNIGNAAAPGSTVRYSLEGVVLLNQTLPPLAARGKISAAAGLPIPAGAAPGTYRLVAEVDPSGLIQERRENNNTAATTLTISTPLVEWVLADGTVVSARSGALGLTGVTVEVRGTPTAHGKRYDVRLRNRTGTDYSHTALRVRLPRAGTATAATIEGLTVPVPAEVHQGWEPSALAGTQYGFAYAITSGATVLRRVGPSTVEGQWGGRTAGLVRIDGNAYLVPEFWERQPRRITVTATEVVLTLFEGAEPLRAGEDAWDRFATLDAALADATALAETDALPTLPAVERQALMARFGIAPEGLPGLDPEAEAALRQYDRWQGTSWDKAYATDNPQTAWPGEENSTKTTLFSLLRRGLYYPVTDPKTYAWRDYGDIQWAEGMSAGHYDWVRAALKHDLKTGNLEALHWGMAAVRSAVSVDHA